The Natrinema pellirubrum DSM 15624 region CGTCGCCGCGCGCTCGCGGACGCCCGCCGGCTCGAGGCCGGCGGGGTCGACGGAATCATCGTCGAGAACTTCGGGGACGCCCCGTTCTATCCCGACGACGTACCGAAACACGTCGTCGCGGAGATGACTGCGACCGCGACGGCCGTCACCGACGCCGTCGACGTTCCGGTCGGGATCAACGTCCTCCGCAACGACGCCGCGGCGGCGGTGTCGGTCGCCGCGGCAGCCGACGCCGCGTTCGTCCGTGTCAACGTCCACGTCGGCAGCGCCGCGACCGACCAGGGCGTCCTCGAGGGCCGAGCCCACGAGACGCTCCGGTTGCGCGACCGGCTCGCGGCCGACGTCTCGATCCTCGCGGACGTCCACGTCAAACACGCAAGCCCGATCGGCGACCGGGACATCGAACGTGCCGCGCTCGAGGCCGTCGAGCGTGGACGGGCCGACGGCGTGATCGTCTCCGGACCCGGAACCGGAGCCGAAACGTCGCTCGCGGACCTCGAGCGGGTCGTCGACGCGCTCGCCGATCGGACAACCGACGGCGAGCGCGATCGGCCCCCGGTGTTCGTCGGTAGCGGCGTCACGAGCGACACGGTCGGCGACTGCCTCGCGGCGGGGGCCGACGGCGTCATCGTCGGTACCGCGCTCAAACGCGGCGGCGAGACGACAAGCCCGATCTCCAGAGATCGGGTCGATGAACTCGTTGGCACGGTCCGGGACGCGGCCTCGAGCGACGACTGATCGCGAGCGGCCCGCGAGCCGCTCAGAGCCCCAGCATCAGCGGCCCGATCAGGACCCCCATCAGGTGGACTCGGCGACACCGCAGGCGTACTGGAACCATCCCGATCCCCGTCGCGACGGCGAAGATCGCGATCCCGATAACGCCGGTAAAGAGATACGAGAGCGCGAGCAACACGGCGAGGACGGCCACCGAAATTTTCCAGTAGGGAAGCCGCCCGACCGCGTCGAGGTAGGCGTCCCCCAACGCGATCACGGCGACGAACCCGACCAGTCCCGCGAGGACGACGGCCGCGAGCAGGATCGGCAACTCGAGCGGCGCAGCAGTTCCCTCGAAGGCGACCAACACGCCGGTTCGGGGCTGGCCGATAGCGACCAGTGCGAAGAGCGCGAAGACCGTGTTCGACGTGTCGACGCCGCTGGTCGCGACGACGTAGCCGCGGTCGCTGGCCCCGTTCGGCACGACCGCCAGCACGGCGACGGCGGCGATGGCGGCCGAGATGCCCGGGAGGTAGCCGACGACGGCACCTGCGAGCGAGCCGGCGACCGCCGTCGTCCCGACGAACCGTCGCGAGGTCGTGACCGCTGTCCCCTCCTGGCTCGGGACGCCACCCCCGCGGACGGCGTCGATCAACACGGGCGCGCCGAACAGCCCGGCGAAAAGCGGTGCGAGGGTGCCGCCGGCCTCGAGCGGGGCGTCCGGCGAGAGATCCAGCGCGACCGCGCCGAGTCCAGTCGCCAGCGCGAAGGAAACGAGACCACCGATCCGACCGCGTCGGGTGGGTTCCGAGGCGAGTAGCGCTACTGCCACCATCGCGAGGACGAGCGAGAGGTGGGCCCGAACCGTCGGATACGCCGCCGTCACGGCCGCGGTCACGGGAAGCGCGAGCGGGACCGCCACGAGGACGGCAAGCAGGCTCCCCAGCGCCGACAGACGGATCGCCTCGTAGCCCCGGCCCTCGAGGACCAGTCGATGGCCGGGGAGGGCGGTGACGGCCATCTCGGCGTCGGGGACGCCAAGCGCCATCGCGGGGACGGCGTTCAGGAACGTGTGGACGACGCCGGCCGCGAGCATCGCACAGCCGACGAACAACGGTGGGCCTGGCACCGACGGCACGACGCCGGCCAGCAGGAACGCGAAGTTGTTGGCGTGGAGTCCCGGTACGAGCCCGCTACAACACCCCAGTAGGGAGCCGGCCAATACCCAGCCCAGCAACTGGAGCGTCACCGCCGGCTCGCTCACGACTTCGATCGGCGCGGGCATCTCCGGCTTTGGCCGCGGCTTCGTTTATATGATCTCGGGCATCGCCTCACTGTTCCGGATCGTGATCGACGATTTTCTGGGGGAAGCCGGTCTCGTCGTCGGTTGGAATCGCGCTAGCTGCAACGACGAAAGCCGCCGGAGATTGCTCGCTTGCGACGTAGCCGCGAGTACGAACGCGTCGAGCAAGTCGTCACGGTTGGACCGTGAATCCGTCGTTCGTGTTGCTCGAAGCCGTCGATGTGGGTTGCCTCAAGTTCCTCGTAATGCTCGCCGAGATCACCCTCCCACGGGCTCGAAGCAGTCTCGCTGACCGTCGACAGGGTCTCAAGGCGGGCCGCTCGCTCGTCGGTCGTCGCTGCTGTTAATGCACACGACCTGATGTGGTGGTACCGGTCGGACTGGACCTCATTATACCCTCAATTTTGGACTACCCTCGTGCCTTGACTTGGTTCTGGCACGCTATACAAAAGCAAGACGTTTAATATACCCAATATCAATCCGAAAATATGATGGTGTCGAATGAAAAGAGAGTAATCGTGGAACAGGGATTGATTCTTATTGTTATCTACTTTTTGGTGAACTTTATGCTTGATCGGGGCGGTATATTTGAGTTGGCAGTCGAGAGTTTCATTGTAGGGATTGGATTCATGCTACTCGTAGCGTCCTACAACTATTGGCGAGGAAACCTACACAAATAAATACTAGACTACTCAGTTCATAAAATAGGCAATTATAAAATTTTGAATTTATAGAACTGCGTCACAGAGGTCGAAGTTCTTGTTGCAGAACTTTTGGGCTGCCAGACTACCGCAATCCCAACTCGATGTTTCTTTCCTGCACACGGTTCTTGCGATAGTCGCACACGTCAGGCTTCCTGGGATACCGCCAATATCAAGTACTGCGCAGATAGTTGAAGCACCTCCCCAACACCCATGCTTACAGACATGTTTGTATATCTGAACACAGAGACTGCATTTCAATGTGCATCCACAACCGTGCCCCTGTATCGTCACTTCCGAGGGGTCGGTTGGGTATACCTCCTTTGAGGGATTGACTGTTTC contains the following coding sequences:
- a CDS encoding BtpA/SgcQ family protein; protein product: METVSAIMDRFDASHPVIGMVHLPPLPGAPGFGDGDEDDRAAIRRRALADARRLEAGGVDGIIVENFGDAPFYPDDVPKHVVAEMTATATAVTDAVDVPVGINVLRNDAAAAVSVAAAADAAFVRVNVHVGSAATDQGVLEGRAHETLRLRDRLAADVSILADVHVKHASPIGDRDIERAALEAVERGRADGVIVSGPGTGAETSLADLERVVDALADRTTDGERDRPPVFVGSGVTSDTVGDCLAAGADGVIVGTALKRGGETTSPISRDRVDELVGTVRDAASSDD
- a CDS encoding tripartite tricarboxylate transporter permease, which translates into the protein MPAPIEVVSEPAVTLQLLGWVLAGSLLGCCSGLVPGLHANNFAFLLAGVVPSVPGPPLFVGCAMLAAGVVHTFLNAVPAMALGVPDAEMAVTALPGHRLVLEGRGYEAIRLSALGSLLAVLVAVPLALPVTAAVTAAYPTVRAHLSLVLAMVAVALLASEPTRRGRIGGLVSFALATGLGAVALDLSPDAPLEAGGTLAPLFAGLFGAPVLIDAVRGGGVPSQEGTAVTTSRRFVGTTAVAGSLAGAVVGYLPGISAAIAAVAVLAVVPNGASDRGYVVATSGVDTSNTVFALFALVAIGQPRTGVLVAFEGTAAPLELPILLAAVVLAGLVGFVAVIALGDAYLDAVGRLPYWKISVAVLAVLLALSYLFTGVIGIAIFAVATGIGMVPVRLRCRRVHLMGVLIGPLMLGL